Genomic segment of Malus domestica chromosome 15, GDT2T_hap1:
acagaatgttgggcggtgaagcatcaacacgtacacaaaatgggtgtagcggagatgaggatgcttcgtgggatgtgtgggcacacgagaaatgataagattgggaatgaggatatccgaggtaaagtaggagtagccgaaattgtaggaaagatgagagaaaatcggctccgatgatttggacatgtgcaaagaaggccgactgacgctccggttcgaagatgtgactacgggacagaggttcagggccaaaggggtagaggaagacctaggaaaactttggaagagactctaagaaaagacttagagtacttggatctaacggaggacatgacacaaaaccgagcgcaatggcgttctaggattcatatagccgaccccacttagtgggaaaaggctttgttgttgttgttgttgttgttgtatttacaGTGATGCAAGAATGTGCGCGGATGCAATTTTAAATACGGAATTGTTATGCGTTGCAACTTATTTCAGCACAATGATTTCTATTCTGCAACGAAAGCCCAAGGGGAAGAATTGGTCATCAAGGCAAATGGTGTTAAGGGGCTTCTCACTTGTTGCATTCGCCCTAGCAGCATTTTTGGACCTGGCGATAGGTTGCTGGTTCCATCATTGATTGTTAATGCCAGGACATGGAAATCCAAGGTAAGTAAGTTGGTGGTCCCTGTTGCTTTAGTCTTGCATCTCCCTTACACCATTATTAGTTAAGTCCTTCTTTCACAATATCTGATGCTCATTGTTTCTCCTCTTTATTTCAATTGAACAGTTCATCATTGGTGATGGCAACAACATTTATGATTTCACATATGTTGAAAATGTGGCACACGCGCATATATGTGCAGAGCGAGCTCTTGCATCAGAAGGGAAGGTTGCAGATAAAGCTGCGGGGCAGGTACCAATATATTATTAAGTTTTTTGACACCTGAGATAAATACAAGATAGGGTGGGTGGTGTTAAGTATAAATGTATAATAGATGATGAAATAGGATTGAATTATTCAACTGCCATGATTTATTTAGTACCACAAGAAAGATTTATTGGATACTGGTTCGATACATGTTCTGAAGTTCACGGGAGATGCAAAGGTTTCTGGGGAAATAAACTTTCAAAGATGCATTGAATAATCTGACTGTAGATGTAATAATAAGATGCATCTTTTCTACTGAGTCATTCCTTCACGTTTTGTTACCTTGAATTTGCTCTAAAACATGGGATAGTCATGCTTTTGAAACTTACTTTGCATGTCTGATTGATGTCAAGCTAAACTATACGGAGACAGATTGTGGCATTTCTAGCTAAAGGCCTAAAATGATACTGCTTTTGCAGGCATATTTTATAACCAATATGGAACCTATCAAGTTTTGGGAGTTTGTCTCACTTATTCTGGAAGGTCTTGGCTATGAAAGGTACTCACTTTTCGTAATCCTTTCGTTTTAAGCAGACCTTAAATGTAATCACTGTACTCCTCAATGCCTAATATAGTGATTGTTCAATGTccattctcttttgttttcCCTGAATGAATGTTGTTTGCAGGCCAAGAATAAAAATCCCTGCCTTTGCTGTGATGCCAATTGCACATATGGTGGAGTTGACATATAAGCTGTTAGGTCCATATGGGATGAAGGTTCCACAGTTGACGCCTTCAAGAATTAGACTCCTCTCTTGCACCCGATCTTTGAAGTGTTCGAAAGCTCAGGATCGAATCGGCTACACACCCATCGTATCACTTCAGGTTCAGTATTTTTTCATAAAAAGAGTGATAAGTCCTTTGGTTAATAACTTAATACAAGAGAATTGCACTTAGCACTCCAGTTGGCAGAGCGTCCaacatttatatttttctctttCACAGCTTCACCGCCTTGAACATTTGAACCTGTGATTAGGATGTTGTTTGTGCTATTTTGGAATACAGAATGTGTAGTTAAACTTTATCTCTTATTGGTAAGCACTTAGGAATTAAAAAGGTCTAAGCACTCTCATCATGTCATTGTACATTTTGTGTTCAAATTCTAGATAAGGTGCTTTCTTGTGACACTGTGCTATTTACTTTCTTCAGGAGGGTCTGAAGAGGACAATTGAGGCGTACCCACATTTGAGGGCTGAACATCGACCGAAAAGAGAAGGACCATCTAAAGCGTCAATATATCTTGGAAGCGGAAGGGGTATGAATCCTCAGTTTCTACTCATCTTACTTTGATGTTTCTTATAAGTTAACTTAAATCAGGCATAATGACATCCTTATGATTGACTCAGTATGTGCGAAATAACAGTATATGTGCACTCATGTATTGCACTTGTGGTTTTGACAGTAGCTGACACATTACTATGGAAGGATAAAAAACAGACGTTGAAGGCGTTAATTGTTTTGATTGCAATCTACTACAACTTCATTGTACCTGAATCTACAATTATTACTATGCTTTCAAAGGTGCTCCTGGTAGCTTCAGTATTTGTGTTCACTCATGCCGGTTTACCTGAAAAGATGTATTGCCTATGCCCTTCTTGTATTTATATTCCTTAGCTTCTTTGTTTGAAACCTGCTGTTTTCCTCAGCTCTCATTATTAAGTGAAACTGACTACTAACAACAATTTCACTGCTCCAGATTAGGATACAAAATTGAGAAGCTTCAGTCATCACATTTCCGCTTATCAGAAGAGACGTCGCAACAAATTGCCAAGTCTCTGGCTTCATCATGGAATGCATCTGTTAAAACTTTGATATCTCTTGCCAAGGGATATGACGGGATATTGTTCCTTAAGGTATTTCTCTGCCGTTCCCATCTTCTTTTGCGCTTCCAGCTATATATTATTTTGATAGTGTATAAGTTCACGGAAGAGGTGCAGAATGCACATGCTAGCAAGTTATAGAGTTGCATCTCTCTTCCTTTGTTCTCTTCTTTTCTGATGTTTACTTAATATTTACTGTTGATGTTGTAGGTTGTTCTCACCCTATTGGTTCTTAGCTTCCTTGGAGCGTTTTCACTTCAGAACTTATATGTTATAGGTATCTTTCCTCCATTTCACTCACTCACAGAATTCAACACATCGGGAGTTCATTTGAACTTTGAATAATATTAAGATCTGACATTCTGAAAGTCTGTCCAATTTTATAGAgaaaatcattaaaattcatGCACAAAATAGAAGCAACTTTGGGAGTCTGAAAAATTGGTTTGGGTAATTAATGAACAAACCAATGTTTAGGACTTTTAATTTATAGTATTTAAATTTCTTCCAATTTCCTGTTTTTGGGAGAAACCGTTTGTATTGGGagttttcgttagttttcctaaaattttaAAGAACCCATCATTTGATATTCTTACACCCTATATTTCAGCCGTTTACGGACTTGATTGGATTGGTCACTGGGTACTCTTATTTTCCATTGGACCGGCATTACTCATTCTTTTAGTAGTTGCATCAAAAAGTTCGATTTTGCCCCACCTTGACTCTTAGTTTTTTTGTTCTCTTATTGTTCCAGGAGTTCCCACTGCCTTTATAGTTTTCTACGCGTACGAGAAGGAGCAGCAAAAAATTGATGACATGGTCCTAGAAGCTCTCTCTCGTGGATGCAAATTGAAATCTGATGTTGTCAAAAAGTTCTGTACATCCAAGAAGATTGAGTGACTGAATGCTGATAGCTACCTGCCACTGCTTGCCTGAGAATCGATATAGAATTGCGGTGTTTGATACGTTTGTTGTGCCCTGTATTCATTTCTCTTCAACCCGAACGTCCCTAAAAATATAAGAAACGAAGAAAGatcttatttgatttattttttgtaactACATTGTATGATTTTGTGTATTATTGCTCTAGTTTCTCGCTATTTTTGACATATCTTGtaatttttaaactttttaacTTGACGTTACATTTAGTTTCTCGTTCATTGTTCTCTTATTGATTATATAATGTCACTCTCCGAGCTTAAATGCTTGGGTTAGTAGCGCACGAGCCCACGGAGGTTGATCTTGGCCATTATATTTGTggaacttgttgatgcacaccatatattgggcctcataaaaaaatacttgggggacctAGCCTATCATTTTTTGTATTGAAGAGCGAacttttattctataaaagggactccttcacccttaaacgccacaagtcgagccaaccaaagcaacataagccacaaacagagtagcctcgcaacatgtgctacttctggttaagcatcatttcactttgagcatTGTCTCATATCAAGTAttagttcaagacgacatctagttactttggcccacacatagactgaatttcaagtctccagccaaaagactctcttgactgaagacttgggggactattgtttgtaccatacttaaggtctccgtataaatactcgagggactcaaatgtaattatgtaataatggaaggggcaaatatgtaaaaaggggatgagcccttattctataaaagggtctTCTCACCCTCATAAACCGAAAAGGCTCAGaagcctcctcacatcccctaagctctaagctctctgaAAGCCCTCattctcatattcagagctctctctccctcagaaatacaatataaatgtggacgtagcccaaacattggggtgaaccacgatacatcttgtgttatttactttcttgcagattcacggtcggatttacgttattctaatacctccagttttgtgcatcaacatttggcgccgtttgtgggaaacgacacgaaaagctgtGTCGGTTTCTCTCTCactttttcacctccgccgtggatctgcaaaatctgcaaaatccaAGAAACTAAACACCTACAGAATGGCAGAAGAGAACCCGAATATTTAGGGGAGATAAGGACCCAGATCTGCAAATCCACCGAGACAGaacctctctctctgtctctgtctctctctctctctccccctcgtATTAGCATATTGCAGCCACAAACCAAGTACTTCCATAATCCTGGGCCGTGACTTCACAATGGAAACCAAGTATCAGACCACAGAGGCTGACTCGGCTTCGCTATATGCGCCAAGTGCTGCGACTCCAGCTTCACCACCAAGCTCCAGAAGCCTTTCCTCCTCGACTCCCCTTCCATAGCGCTCTCATGGTCCGCCTTTAGCCAGCTAAGGCGGCTCCTGCCAGCAACGGAGGCCTCTCCGTCTCCACGTCCGCCAACGGCTTGAACTCCTCGTACGACTTGAGCGCCTTCAAGTTCGACCCCATCAAGGAATCCATCGTCTCCAGGGAGATGACTAGGCACTACATGACTGACATGATCACTTACGCTGACACCGGCATCGTCTTAGTTGGTGCTGGCTCCGCCGGGCTCTCATGCGCCTATGAGCTCAGCAAGAACCCCGACGTTCAGGTCGCCATAACAGAGCAGTCCGTCAGCCTCGGTGGCGGTGCATGGCTCAGTGGCCACCTATTATCTGCCATGGATTCGGATCCCAAACCCCATACGACTTCCAGGCGACCCGCGAGAAAATCCGGTCAATCGACCCAGAACCCAAAAGCTTTAATTATTTTCAGAAAACGAAGGAAACAATGAAGGGTAGAATGAAGAAGTATAGCCAAGTGAGTCCGAAGAGGGCGAAAGTGTGGACTGAGAAGTCACCCAGGTACCATCAGAACCGCAAAGTTCCTGTGGTTTACTATCTTTCTCGAAATCGGCAACTTGAACACCCGCATTTCATGAAGGTTCCTGTAACCTCTCCCCAAGGGCTCTACCTTAGAGATGTGATTAATAGACTTATTTGTGACTTCGATCCTCACCAGACTGCGGTCGCCGCCACCCAACTCTGGTAGGCCCAAACCGAGTCTGGCTCATCTCGGCGCCTCTACAAGTCTCCCGCCCTGGCAGCAATACCATCATGTAGAAGCCAGAGTCGGTCAGAATTCAGCAAAGCAGCAAGAGCTGCCGAAGCTCTTTACCTCCTCCGAGACACCTACTTCCCAGCCGACCCGGATGACATATTCTCCAGATTAAACGCTGATTCCGATCTTGCCCTCAGCCTCCTCGATTCCATACCTCTTGGGAAGATCAAAAGGGGGATGTGGGTTGTcgaatcagtgaggactttatCAAAGAGTTTTCAAGTTAGAAAAGATGCTCTACACATTGAATTTCGTCGAATGTGCTCTGCACATCGTCTTCACTTTTGGCTGGAGAATGGGCTAAACGTGGGCTGTGAGAATatttaagaaaaagaaaaagggaggctCTCATCGAGAGCATATGGGGGAcaatgcaaaagaaaaagaaagggaagaCCTAGGAGGAAGATAAAGTTTCCTTACTTTAAAGTGAtgtaatttacttttcttatcttttgcagacatctgtataaaccccatcagagggtagtaataaaaaattaaaaacaaaaaacggcaagcccaaaataatggacaggaatgttatgtggagggcgaaggcccatatgcccaaaagagccaaacCCTCTATTATcgccaaccaagtgatcaaaagtacgcccagtacttcaaattatacatgagcattactcatgtcaatcatacataaacattcatgagcattattcatatcaatcatacataaacattcatgagcatcactcatgtcaacattcatgagcatcactcatgtcaatcaacataaacattcatgagcatcactcatgtcaatcagcttcaaaagcttcatttacagagctctagcttcaaaagcttcatttacaaaagctctagctttaaaagcttcatttacagagcttcagcttcaaaaacttcatttacaaaagctctagcttcaaaagcttcatttacagagctctagctttgaaagcttcatttacaaaagttatagcttcaaaagcttcatttacagagctccagcttcaaaagcttcatttacaaaagctctagctctagcttcaaaagcttcatttacagagctctagcttcgaaagcttaatttacaaaagctctagcttcaaaagtttaatttacaaagcttcagcttcaaaagcttcatttacaaaagttctagcttcaaaatcttcatttacagagctctagcttcaaagcttcacttgcaaagcttcacctacaaagcttcagtgcagggtatgcAAATACTGCatctgaacaaccgccacttcggcccatacatggattcaatttgaagtctccagccaacagactctattgactgaagatttaggggactacactatataccatatattgggcctcataaaaaaatacttgggggacttagctcattatttatgtactgaggagcgagcccttattttataaaagggactccctcaccttcattagagagcatcgccgccagctgagcaaccgtctcgccgcgagcatcattcctaacccatcacttatgtattgaggagcaagcctttattctataaaagggacaccctcaccatcattagagagcatccccgccagctgagcaaccgcctcgccgcgagcaccaactctagcccatcattttttgtattgaagagcgaacccttattctataaaggggacgccctcaccctcacaaaccgaAAGGCTCAAaagcctcctcacatcccctaagctctaagctctctcaaagccctcactctcatattcagagctctttctctctcagaaatacaatatcagtgtggacgtagcccaaatattggggtgaaccatgatacatcttgtgttatttactttcttgcagattcatggtcggatttacgttgttccaagacctctggttttgtgcatcaacataactcATAAGTTTGGATCAGCTTGCAAGTGTGAACGATTGATCTTATTactcattttatttttgttttataagaACAGTCATCCataattataaataatttatagTCAAAATTATAATTAGCTAATTGTTTAACCTAGAGGTTGCCATCAAGGAGTCAAGCCAACCGTGAGATTATTTATTTGGTTGCATGTTACATCTCTAGACTTAATTTCATATTAGAGTttagttaataaaaaattaagtgTCAACTTTTTGGTTACCCAGAGCCAAAGGTGTCATTTAATTCATGGAAAATGATTGACTTCGGAAACGACAGCTATTGAGTTTTCAATAAAATGTCcacattgttttttttcaattgtgGCACCATTTGGCAATTGCGATGCATTGTGCTTAAGTTTTTATATACAATTTTGTGGTATTCCCCACCAAGTTCCTAatatcgaaatttcggtaagaGATTCAAACCCAAGTGCAAAGAAACGGATATATTGTCCAAATGTCTAGTGTCAAAAGCAAGTCATTCAACTAAGAGATTCGAACTTAGGTGCAAATAGACAGACATATTGTCTTAATTGAGCGACTTAACTTATATTTGCACATCAAGAAAGTTAACACTAACACGGTAATAATTAGAGACTAATTTTGTATAGAGACACAATACTTGATAATCATATATCGTCTTGATTGACTTGATCTTGTTATCAACACGTGTCACTGGTCTCATCACAATTAAAGGGGTCATTGTACCGTTGGACTACTTGCTTTGGTTAATTGATTGAGACTACGACATTATTAAAGCCCTGTGCAAATTAAAATGAGTATGGATCCATCGGATGTCCCCATGAATAATGAACAACATTTGCATTTaagttaagaaaaataattggTGCATCTTGTTACAAGAGAATTTATCTTTTCTTTGATATTTCATATCACAAATGGAAACTTCGAAAGAAATTTATTACAcataaatgacaaaataaagataTTTTAAACGAATCAAGCATTGTTGTGGGGATTTATTTTTCCTCATGACAATGCAGAACTCGAAGAATTTATGTTCAAAATAATGTGTCTTGTACATGTTTGTGGCCCCACGGCACAAAATTATCAGTCAAACACTAAATTTCTCATATTATACTAATTCTGTGACATCTACACggaaaaacccaaaacccataaAACAAAATCACAGGCCCAATCGAGGAAACATAAAGCGTTTGACCAAAGTCTGTCTGGCACTTTGAATTCACTTGCATTGCGACTCCCGTTTCTCTTCACtctttttgttaaaaaaggcAAATAAAGTAATTAAAATCTCAAAA
This window contains:
- the LOC139192054 gene encoding 3beta-hydroxysteroid-dehydrogenase/decarboxylase-like, whose product is MSGDEEWCVVTGGRGFAARHLVQMLIRCDVFRVRIADLGSTVDLEPSEENGILAEALSTGRAQYVSLDLRSKSQVLQALQGAEVVFHMAAPNSSINNYKLHHSVNVEGTQNVIDACTELKVKRLIYTSSPSVVFDGIHGIVDGDESLPYPPKHNDFYSATKAQGEELVIKANGVKGLLTCCIRPSSIFGPGDRLLVPSLIVNARTWKSKFIIGDGNNIYDFTYVENVAHAHICAERALASEGKVADKAAGQAYFITNMEPIKFWEFVSLILEGLGYERPRIKIPAFAVMPIAHMVELTYKLLGPYGMKVPQLTPSRIRLLSCTRSLKCSKAQDRIGYTPIVSLQEGLKRTIEAYPHLRAEHRPKREGPSKASIYLGSGRVADTLLWKDKKQTLKALIVLIAIYYNFIVPESTIITMLSKVLLVASVFVFTHAGLPEKILGYKIEKLQSSHFRLSEETSQQIAKSLASSWNASVKTLISLAKGYDGILFLKVVLTLLVLSFLGAFSLQNLYVIGVPTAFIVFYAYEKEQQKIDDMVLEALSRGCKLKSDVVKKFCTSKKIE